The Reinekea forsetii genome contains the following window.
CATAGCCGATGATGTGCTGGTGATGTATCTGGGTAAGGTGGTGGAAAGTGGCACCACCGAACAGATTTTTAACCGGCCTCAGCATCCCTATACCCGCGCCCTGCTCTCGTCGACACCGCGTATCGATCCGGCCAATCGGATTGAGAAGATCCGTCTGCCGGGTGAGCTACCGTCGCCGTTGAATCCGCCGTCTGGCTGCGCCTTTCACGGCCGCTGCCAATACGCCAACGCCCGTTGTCAAAACGAAACGCCAGCCTTAGATCAAGCCGGGCACGATAGCGCCGTCGCCTGTTTCGCGGTCGAGGAACAACGTTTGGACTATCTAACAAACCGCGCAGGTTTAACCGAATAGGACAAGGGGTTGGCAAACAGGAAGGGGGCTGAGCGGGCCACCAGCCGGTCTTCGACCGGCGGTAGCTGCGATCTTAGGGCTCTTGTTTGTTATGCTTCACTTCGGGCATACGCAGCTCTTGAGCGAGCTGATCGAGCACACCGTTGACAAAACGGTGTGCTTCGTTGGCGCCGAAGATCTTTGATAGCTCGACACCCTCATTGATCACCACCTTGTAGGGCACATCGATGCGATGGATCAGTTCATAGGTACCGATGCGCAGAATGGCCAATTCGATCGGCGTCATCTGGCTGTTGGTACGGTCGGTATACTTGCCGATTAGATCGTCAAATTCCGATTTAAACTTGGGTACGCCGCGCAACAACTCACAAAAATACTCTTTATCGACCTTGGTCATATCGTTGTCGGTTAAAAACTCCGCTTCGATCTGGGTCACTGGCGTTTCCGCGACCTGCCATTGATACAGCGCCTGGATCGCCAGTCGGCGCGCCTTGCGACGCTGTCCGGGGTTGGCTTTTTGCTGCGTCATTCTGCTGCCTCTCCCGTACCGATCTGGGTCAGGAGGTTAACCATTTCGATGGCCACCAACGCTGATTCCGCACCCTTATTGCCGGCTTTGGTACCACTGCGCTCAATAGCCTGTTCAATCGAGTCAACAGTCAGCACACCAAATACCACGGGAATGTCGAAGGTCAGGGCTACGCTGTTTAAGCCACCAGCCGCTTCGCCGGCAACATATTCAAAATGGGGTGTCCCACCTCGAATCACGGCACCCAGAGCGATCAGGGCGTCGTACTGACCGGTATCGGCCAAACGCTGGCAAACCAGCGGCAATTCATAGGCACCGGGGACCTTGATCACGGTGATCTGTTCGTCGCTGATACCATGACGCTTCAATGCATCGATAGCACCGGACTGCAGATGATCGACCACAAAGCTGTTCCAGCGTGTGACCACTATGGCGTAGCGGCCCTGATTGGCCGAGAAATCACCTTCAATTGTATTAATAGTCATAAATAATCCTGTGCGTTTTGTGCGAACCTGCCCGCTCGGTGCCGGCAGCGCTGCCTACTTAAGTGGGTTCAACAAATTCGACGACTTCCAGATCAAAGCCTGAAATGCCCCCGAAACGAATCGGCGAACTCAATAGGCGCATTTTCTGAATGCCCAGCTCGCGCAATATCTGCGAACCGGTGCCAATGAAATTGTAGGTGCCGTACTTGTCGATAT
Protein-coding sequences here:
- the nusB gene encoding transcription antitermination factor NusB — encoded protein: MTQQKANPGQRRKARRLAIQALYQWQVAETPVTQIEAEFLTDNDMTKVDKEYFCELLRGVPKFKSEFDDLIGKYTDRTNSQMTPIELAILRIGTYELIHRIDVPYKVVINEGVELSKIFGANEAHRFVNGVLDQLAQELRMPEVKHNKQEP
- the ribH gene encoding 6,7-dimethyl-8-ribityllumazine synthase, producing the protein MTINTIEGDFSANQGRYAIVVTRWNSFVVDHLQSGAIDALKRHGISDEQITVIKVPGAYELPLVCQRLADTGQYDALIALGAVIRGGTPHFEYVAGEAAGGLNSVALTFDIPVVFGVLTVDSIEQAIERSGTKAGNKGAESALVAIEMVNLLTQIGTGEAAE